The Phaseolus vulgaris cultivar G19833 chromosome 10, P. vulgaris v2.0, whole genome shotgun sequence DNA window TTAAAACACTCCCACCAGCTTTTGCATTCCACTTTATAATAAAAAGGAATACTGAATACatgaaagaaaggaaagaaaaagtaACATATGCAAAGTTTCTCAACCTCAACTCTATAAAATACTGAGACCCCATAACTTTAAGTTTCTTCAACACCTAGTAGGAAAGCAAAACACAAACTCCAAGCTTTAGCCAAAGCCTTGTTTGGTTGCACATACAAGGAAATATCACAAAGCTCAGACTCCAAAAGTGTATGGGAAAGGAGATTAAATATTTCACTTCCTACTTCTTCATTTGCATCCCAACAATTCAGTACTAATCCCTCTCTCAACATTCTTCTGTTCTTCAGCCAATGATGGCTGGAAACCCTAACTGGTGGACTGCACATCCACCATCTTTGATCCCTCCCCAGTATGCTCTTGGATCTTCTTCAATACCCTTTAATTCTTCCTCTCAGAACCCTGAGTCCCCTCACTCATTGAGCCAACTTCTTTTGTAAGCATACATCCTTCTCTGTCTCTTCTTTTTGCATGCCTTGTTGATAAACAATATATACAAATGAATCACTTTACTGATTCAATCCATTCATCAATACATGTCTTctactttctctttttattaaGTCTTCCAAAAACTGTTAAATTTACCAGTTTCTGCTATTTATACAGTGTTTTACTTTAATCATCAtggctcttcttcttcttctttttgcaGCACTGGTTTACCAGGAGAGGAGGAGAGAGTGGCATTCAGTCATTTTCAATCAAAAAAGTTGGATGAATGGAACGAGCACATGCTTAATCAATCCCACATAAATCCTATGGTTGATGTAATAAAGCAAGAGGTTGCCCAAAGTGGAAACTTCTACCACCATGATCAAGAATTTCAGGTTTCTGGAGCACCTTGGTCACACATGGTGCCAGTTTCTTCTTCTCCTAGGTCTAGTGTTGCTAGCTTCAGTAGTGATAATTTATTGGATTCCCCTTATAACAAGGAAGATCATAGGAAGAACCAACTACCAGATCACACATCCGAGGTTAGACCCatgttctttttttatataaaaaataaaataaaagtatttcaGAAATACTTCAACTCTTTACAAAACCATCTGAACCATCTTTCCTCTAAGTTCCATGCATAAACTGAAACATAAGCTCAACAAAAGCAAAACTAACAGCCGAAACCTATATAACCTCACCCCACAAAAAAAAGCCACCATTTCTGATAGATCTCATACACATAAAAAACTAACACAGCAATatcaaaaaactaaaaattatccTAACATTTTCTGATAGACTATGTTCTTACAattcctctttttttttatatatatattctctcATCTTTCACCTAATTTTCATTACTTATTTAAACATGCAtagattatattattaattattccTTCAAATCTGTCTCTTGTTCTCTCCAAGTGTAATACCACAGGCAGTGGTGGAGTTTATAAGAAGACTAAAAGTCAGCCATCTTCAAGCCAACCACCTCTCAAGGTGATCTTTCACTACTAAGAGAAAGAGTTACTGACTGATTGTTGGGTTGTGTGTTGTCTTTTTGTGTTCTAAAACTGTAATATTCTTTCTGCAGGTAAATATGCATTATAgttgaaagagagaaaaacatATGAATTCATGCACTAACTATCTCTTAAAATCAGGTGAGAAAGGAGAAGCTAGGAGATAGAATAACAGCCCTTCACCAGCTAGTTTCCCCATTCGGAAAGGTAATAAACAAACCACTCCAATCActacaaacaaacacaataaACTCGCTAAATACAAAAACCATAAACCATAATTATTACAAAAGCTTCTTGTGTGTTTGGTTTTAGTGTTTAAGAGACCCCATCAACACAGTTCCAACTCTCTCCAACTATTGTCTTCCTCTTTACTTTTTCTCCATTTATCCTTATCTCAATTCTAACCTTAAAAGAGACACATGACCGGTGCTGTGGTTGtggggtgtgtgtgtgtgtttcaCTTTTGCAGACTGACACAGCTTCTGTCTTGTTAGAAGCCATTGGATACATAAGATTCCTTCAGGGTCAAATTGAGGTGATGTTTCTCCCTCATAAAATTAGTTACTAATCAAGAATATGTTACTTTCTAAGGTTTATCTAATTGTATATTGGTGTATAAGGGTTGTAACACGATGAAGTATCTGATTATTGATCTAATTGTATATtggtgtataagggttggaacagTGTGAAGTATCTGAGCATGCATTTAAAGTGTCACCAATTTTAATGTTTCTCTCCATAACATTCTTTagttgtatttttcttttcttttccttcttggtTGCAGGCACTGAGTTCTCCTTACTTGGGCAATGGATCAAAAAACATGAGGAATCCACAGTCTGTAAGTGCCCACTTTCCAAAgcctctctctttctctctctctctttgttAACTCTAACAAACACAGTCACACACATACCCTCTACTGATATTTGAGTGGGACAAAAATACCTACTAAGGCATATAATTGAAGGGAAAGTTTggtgttttctttattttgttttgaagcAACAGGTACATGGAGAAAGAAATTCTGTATTTCCTGAGGACCCCGGTCAGGTATGCTTTATTGGATCCAtcaattcattagaatcaaaTTAGGAGGCTCTTTGCAATTATTGCTTAGTATTTAATCAGGGAAAAGCCACAGAAAAATAACAAGGTTTCTCAGCTTTTTATAACATCTTTTTAAAGCAAGTGAAAAGTATAATGCGACGCTGCATTTCCCATTTGAAGTCAAAAAGCTTTGGAGAGAGAACTGAATTTCCTAATgctttttcttctctctttttatTCATCTAGCTGTTGAATGACAATGGCCTGAAAAGAAAGGGAGCTCCAAACCAGGTATTCTTTCTTTTTATGCAAAGGTGTACCACGCTTCTTATCTCTTTCATTCACTCATTATTATCTTCCATATCTCATTACCTTCATCCTAATCATTACTCTCATTATCACAATTACCTGCATAATCCTGCAGAACATGCATGGCCACCAAAAACTATTCACTTTGCATTCATTAATCAACCACATTAATCATATTTCATTCATTACTCAAAAAAATATCACCCTATAATCATGTGTTTATGTATTAATCACATGATAATCCATTAACGTATCTGATCGATTTAAAGTTTCTATTAGTTTTTGGATGTGTTTGAAGGTTTGGTAGTAGTATTATCAcaagaaaaatcattaaatagaaattaattttaaaaataaaaaataattagttgttatattgattaaattagatattattttagagactaaaaaaattattttagtctatAATCATGTGTTTATCTATTAATCACATGATCATTTAATGTGTTTGATGTTGATTTATGTTGATTTAAAGTTGAAGGTTTGGTGGTAGTGTTATCTTtacactactagaaaatcattaattagaaattaattttagagactaaaaataattagttattatattgattaaattagatattattttagagactaaaaaaattattggtatctaaattaatttttattgtggATAAATAGTtactaaattggtatctaattagctaccaaagttttaactaccaattatttagattctaaatttggtagcaaaaatctcaGTAGTTAAtcatataccaatttagaaattatttatcaataatagaaactaatttagagaccaataatttttttagtgtctaaaataatatctaatttagtcaatataacaactaattattttggtctctaaaattggtttctatttaacgattttttttaatgttaggTGCTTTCATTGATTTTGTGTTGACTAGTTCTGACAAGATTATGATTATTAGGTCTTTCTTTTGAGTAGTACAGTTGGTATGTATACGGGTTGAATCATCTCTTAAGTggttcattttatttatttcactgatagaaaaaatgtattaatcaGGATGCAAAAGAGAAGGCAAAGGACTTGAGGAGTAGAGGGTTGTGCTTGGTTCCTGTGTCTTGCACCCAACATGTTGGAAATGAAAATGGAGGTGATTACTGGGCACCAGCATATGGCAGTGGATTTTAACAGAGAAAGATGAAGCATCATATCCTCTTTGGCATTGTGAATGAATATATAACATCGTGAGCAGTCAATCTGTAATAATCAAAAGGCTGATTCCTCACGATGCTATATAGTGTTCATGATTTACTCAATTCAAATATCTTAtccttaattatattattatattatgtattCTCCTTTCTAATCTAATTAGGTTAACTCAATAAGTTCCTAATAAGTGCTGTCAAAACATTAATTAATCTGTAATTTTACTTTTCCTAAACATGCATTTTCTTCTGAGATATTTTGTTATTCATAATTAACATTCTATCTATGTTTGTTTAAGATTCCAATAGCTACTGTTCATTCCTTTCGTCTTCTTTATCACatccttcttctttttcttcaaagACTAATCTTAATCTTTTTACTCACGCTAATAAACTAGTTTGGTTTCTTATGCTGATTATTGtgataaaaatatcaaacacaATGAGAGTTAGTTAATTATGATCATTTTCATCACCTCTATTGAAACAAATTTTGCCTAAAGATCATGAGAATTTATAGAACTAATTAATCGTGGATAATGTCACTACtactagaaaaatattaaataaaaactaattttagagataaaaaataacttgctatattaactaaattagatattattgtaaaaactaaaaaaaaaattacggatttctaaattaatttctattattgataaatagtttctaaattgatatctaattatctACTAAgatattaattatcaattatttagactttaaatttgatagcaaaaatctgatagttaattagataccaatttaaaaattatttatcaataatataaactaatttaaaaaataataattttttaaaatttttaaaatagtatttaatttagttaatataacaattaattattttttgtctctaaaattgatttttattttatttaatgatttttttagtgtgtGAAAATAGTTATCCTGGTGAAAATAATCATACATATATAGGTTAGAAATATTATAGGTGATGACATATTTTTGCTGATGCATCTATTCATGCCCTAGAGATTTAGACAAAAGTGTTCAGTTTCCACTATCTATTACTATTTTGAAATGTTGTATTATTGTTCAGAGAAATCAGAAATAAGGACAAACACGCATGCATGCATTGAAGAGAAAAATCTGCAGTGTGATCACTGTGAAGCTTAAAACTGACGAAAATTGGTATGCACGCATATATGCCTGGTGCATTATACATATGATGATCAAAATCAAAAGCACTTTTTCAAAATCAGTCACCTTAATCATACTATTTTCCCTTCTACTGAAAGTACTCGGTGATTTGAAATTACAACAGTGATCATAATCTATGTAGCACAAACACTGACATAAACATTAAGATACGGATATAGACACGATAGtacgtataatttctaaaatatcgAACATAAACAAACAGACACATCATTTAACATACCATTTATCAACATACCATTTATCAGACATACCATTTAGGAAAAGTAATGATACACACCATTTAGGAAAAGTAATGATGATAACAATGAATGAATAATAGTGGTTTGTTTATTAACTGTGTGAAGACTAAAAGTAGTAATGCAGTTAAAAAAAAGAACAAGTGGATGTGTGAAGAAGAGTTGATGGGAGACATTCATGTGAATGGATATATTGGTTGCTGACCCGAATGTATAAATATGGGCCCCATCTGAGGTCTCGGGTCATTTTTGGAGGAGCTTTTAGTTGAACCACTCAAGTGCCCCCATGCCCCATTTCTCTCACGCTCCCTCCAAGTGCCTCCAACTCTCACTTTCATCATTCTTACGCAACATATTGCATCATCTCACACACTATACACTATAATAGAGGATCCATTTACTTCAAAATAACCATTTTCAACTAccacataaaataaagatatcaatttagaactATGATTTATAATAGAGAGAGATAGATAGTGTTGGCTGTGTAGGTAGTTGGTGCAAAATTGTTGGTTTTGTTTAACTCTCGAGATAAGTGTGTTTGTCTTAATtgttatgtataagggttgaaccatctttaaaataggtttttttattgtcgataattaatttttttttctatttgtaatAATATATTACATATGTTTCTCTTTTTGATTTGTAATATAACATAGAGAGATAAATGACATTGGTAGCTAGGCAGTTGGTGCAAAATTATtggttttgtttatttttgtagagAGATGTGTTTGTCTCTTTTGTTCTGTATAAGAGTTGGATCATCTctaaaataaatctttttcttttgttgataaaaaaatagtagagagattatttctttttctatttgtaaTATAATATAGTACGTGGTTCTCTTTTTGATTTGTAATATAATATAGATAAAGATAATTGGTATTGTCAGCTAGGTGGTTGGTGCAAAGTTATCGATTTTGTTTAGTTCTGCAGGTAGGTGTGTTTGTCTCTAttattttgtataagggttggatcatCCTTAAAAtggatcatattttttttttgataaaagattatttatttttctatttgcaattatcttttcatttttcaatgCAGAAAGTTGTATGAGAGAAgtatatatatactattttctattttcaaaGCAGAAAGTTATATGACATAAGTATATGTGTGATACAAATATATAGATAGTTATTaac harbors:
- the LOC137818868 gene encoding transcription factor bHLH68-like isoform X1 codes for the protein MMAGNPNWWTAHPPSLIPPQYALGSSSIPFNSSSQNPESPHSLSQLLFTGLPGEEERVAFSHFQSKKLDEWNEHMLNQSHINPMVDVIKQEVAQSGNFYHHDQEFQVSGAPWSHMVPVSSSPRSSVASFSSDNLLDSPYNKEDHRKNQLPDHTSECNTTGSGGVYKKTKSQPSSSQPPLKVRKEKLGDRITALHQLVSPFGKTDTASVLLEAIGYIRFLQGQIEALSSPYLGNGSKNMRNPQSQQVHGERNSVFPEDPGQLLNDNGLKRKGAPNQDAKEKAKDLRSRGLCLVPVSCTQHVGNENGGDYWAPAYGSGF
- the LOC137818868 gene encoding transcription factor bHLH68-like isoform X2, which translates into the protein MMAGNPNWWTAHPPSLIPPQYALGSSSIPFNSSSQNPESPHSLSQLLFTGLPGEEERVAFSHFQSKKLDEWNEHMLNQSHINPMVDVIKQEVAQSGNFYHHDQEFQVSGAPWSHMVPVSSSPRSSVASFSSDNLLDSPYNKEDHRKNQLPDHTSECNTTGSGGVYKKTKSQPSSSQPPLKVRKEKLGDRITALHQLVSPFGKTDTASVLLEAIGYIRFLQGQIEALSSPYLGNGSKNMRNPQSVHGERNSVFPEDPGQLLNDNGLKRKGAPNQDAKEKAKDLRSRGLCLVPVSCTQHVGNENGGDYWAPAYGSGF